A region of the Dasypus novemcinctus isolate mDasNov1 chromosome X, mDasNov1.1.hap2, whole genome shotgun sequence genome:
AATTGTGTGAACTATTAAAAGGGCACACCCTCTGAATTGGTGCCTGATCCCCAGCCTTAATGTTTGGTTAGTAGAAAGTTTGTGTGGGAATTAGGAAAGCAAACAAAGAACTGGCCAATCCTGCCCTGCTCCAGGATCACTGCACTTGTTCATGGCAGAAGCAGCACAAATTCCATGATGGCCCTAAGCACTAGCCTAGAAAATTCTGGGAAATAACAAGGTACCTGTATGGTGTATGACTTACAAAAAAGGGTCATGAATTTTGAGAAATATTCAGGTGGTTTGGGCTCACCTGTGCCATACTAGTTTGCATATATTTACACAAGCAAAGAAAGGCTggacttgaatatatttttaatctccaaaTTTGGTTATGTATGGTTAGAGGTATcacatgtcattttttttttgacagataTCACAATGCCTTTATTTCTGTCACAAAGTGCTAATAGCCAGGTAGATTTAGGtgaataatgttttttgttttattttctctctttctttattttttttaatgttacattcaaaaaatataagaggttcccacatactccccacccctcttactccactcctcccaaatcaacaacctctttcatcatcatgggacattcattgcatttggtgaatatattttggagcactgctgcaccacatggataatggtttacattgtagtttaccctcttccccagcccacccagtgggccatggcaggacatacatctgtccttgcagtatcacacaggacaattccaagtcctgaaaatggcctcacatatctccctaccctcagcagctaccatggccactttctccacatcaatgctacgatttcttccattactatattccatcacaacagttccatagtagaatatcagtaagtccactctaatccatactctattcctccatcctgtggaccctgggacggttatgtccactccatgtcATTTTTTGACTCAtatattctttttggaatttgccAAATTTTCTGAAATTAAGGTGAATTAATTTTGTAATCAGAAAAAGAATGTTAGTATCATTTTGTAAAAGGATAAAGCGTGGGTCCCCTCTGGAACCTAAGTATATGTCTGCCACTCAGGTTCAAAGTTTTCTGGGCATGTGTGGCATACTGGTGGAGTTACAGGTCTTTTTGCATGTGAAACTGGGGTGCCTCCAAGGAAATAAATCAATATGGGAAGAGCACATTTGACAACAAGTTTAGCTCTAGAACAAAATCTGGGATTTTGGAGGAATAAAACCTAGGTTCTCTCTGGGTTGTGGATTTGTCTTGGCTGACCAGCCTTTTCTCTACATAAATCAAAGAGAGAGGGGGGTCCTACCAGTAAATTATGAAAATtggtttttctttcaaattttattacagaaaaaatTTCAAGCATATATAAAAGTATAGAGAATAGTATAATGAACTCCCAAATATCCATCACACAGATTCAACAATTATCAATTCATACAAAATCTGGTTTCATCTATGCTCTCACTTGCCCCACCCTTagattattttgaagaaaatagcAGCAGCTCATCATTTCATCTGACAGTCCTCAGTACACTTCTCTAAAggataagaaatttttaaaaacataaccaCAATATTATatcacaaacaacaaaaacaataataatttggGAAGATCTTTTTCAAATTCTGAAAGATTTGGAGGCATAATCAGTGCATTTTACTGGGGATGGGTACAATACTAAAATGGAGCCCACATTTTTTTTGTTCTAATGGCTTTTTAATAACACAAAAGCACTATCATATCAAAGCCATTTTAGGACTTTGTAGGATGCTGAGAAAGAGTGCTGACATCACACACCCCAtgaaaaaaattccttaaaatttcctctaaatatgtttttcattttcttaaaagctCCCTCCTGGAGGCAGTTGACCcaaattctctctttttaaatccTTCATTTCCTGTTCCTCACTTACAGCAGCCTCCTTCTCCCATGCCTTTACCAAGTCACAAAAATTTAGCTCTCTTACTCTGCCCTTTGCTTGCATTCACACATAGAAAACTACCAGGTGGGTAGTTCAGCATTAGCTGAGCATATTAGAAAAGGGGCTGAGAACTGTGGTCAAATGAATCAGTAAGAGAAGCAAAAGAAATCCAGGCAAACTAAATGACATAATTAACTTAGAAATTGCCTACACTGCAATCTTTGTTGGCACAAGCATCAAATAATAGTGTACCCTgaatacataaaatggaaaaacaatgtTTTCTTCAAGGAGATGTTAAGATAACATGTAAGAAGTGGTTAGGACATtgcaaaaaattaaatttaatatttgtatatagttttaaattttatttttataaaaactcacAATATTATCTTGTGTTCATTGTTTTCGTTTTTACAGTTATCTTTATAGCAAGTGATATATTtggaataaaattttaagtaaattaacAATAATATAAAAGCAGTAAATTTGTTATGAAAAGGACTGATTCTACAAAATGGTGCCCTAAGTCATGGGGTAAACTTACAGCTGTGCTAACCACTAGGGGGTATGacatagaaatacaaataataacTCTTGTCCTCACACATCTTACAACTGCCTTGAAATGTTTCTGAAACAACAAGCCACACACATGGTGTCTAGATGGAATATACTCTACTAGCACCAGATTGGAAGAAGACTGTTTTCCCATACAGTGATTACAAAATATTAATTGAATCAAAGAAACTTCAGTGATACCAATCATATTTCAAGTAGTGTCTCAGGTGCAGGATACTCACAGAGATTGAGGAAACATGGTCCTCACTCGTAGGGATATCATAGTCTAATGGAGAAGGCAGACACATCATTAAAACACAACAAAAGGCTATTGTTGCTGaattaagcatcttttcacataAAACAGGACAACAACCAGAGCAAAAAGAGTCAGTGTAATAGTCAGGGAAGGAGTGTCCCAAGATGTAGGAGGAAAACCAGGTGAGCTGTCTCCTTGGGAACATGGAAACGCTCACCTGTACTTGACAATTCCACTGATCACTGGATTCACATCAATGGTTCTTTCAAAGAAATTCTGAACATTTTTGCTGTTCATCTGGAAAGACAAACCAACATATAATTAGCAAGCTTATACTAATTTCACAGTTAttccaatttaaaattttactgatGGCCTACTATATGCTAATCAAACACTTTGCACTTGGAAAGCCTTCACCAAATTATCTAATGCAGATGCAAGTCTAGATTAACAGTTGAGGGAGTAACTAGCCAATATATATTATGAAACGAAAACATCAGGAAAGTACTTATGCTAGAAGTTTTGTGAAAGGGGAATGGACATCtgacacacacaaaataaatccTAACTTCCAGGTACTGGACTCTAGGCTTGCAGAAATAATTCAGACTGGTTCCCACCCAACAAAGAATTCACATTCTTGTGGCACATAGCCATACAAATAGATAATTACAATAAATTGTGTGAATCATGACACAAAAGACAGTTTCTTAACCCAGGTGGTCAGGAAAGGCTTCTCACAGTGAGATGGTTCatgaagtatttatttttattatagccaatgaaagatttttttaaaagattaataaatcACTAAGCAATAATTAGAACCAGTTCTCAACCTTAGGTCTGTCTGATCTCAAATTCCCAGTGTAGTTTCTATCGCATCAGGCAATCTCTCATAATAATATCAGTCACTATCGTGGCTTTACTTCTTTTATTGCTATTTGCccataaatgtttaaaatttgcTAAACGTAATATAGTAATATAGTAGTTCATCAGGAAACAACAATccagaagctattgataaaactCTTTATGGTAGTGTCTGGTCGCAGTCTCCCCCACAAGAGAAGCTTAGGGTTAAAAATTCTGCCCAGTCATGAGGCCAGACTTTCACCTAACTTTTCCAAGATAACAGCTGTTTCCGAGGAACTATTCTCTCTTAAGACTGGAAACCACTTAGAGAGCAGAAACAGAAGGGCAGCTCCAGCTTCCAAGCCCTTACTATTGAGTTAAGGACCCCATTTTCCCTGGAAGGAGCCTCCAGTGTGAGTGTCACTTTCAAGACAATTGCTCCTGcctatatatttctaaatataaacAAATTGGCCTTAACTATTCCTCTTAAATGAAATCATGCAAGATAATTAAAAACCTTTATACCAACTGTCTCAAATGAATCtatgcaaaaaaataaagcaaatgaattattttataacAACTTTATCCTTTCAGTTTGCTTCTTTTAGATATGGACAACAGattttatatatctatatctacatcCACACATATgatttcttgaaaaaaattattcttggttGCAGAGACAGTAACAATTTTGTATACAGTGTATCTATATTAACTTCTTTCTAATGTTTCTTCTCTAGCCATTAACTGGAATAAAGCACTTGACCAATTGAAAATATCAGCTGTTTATAAAATATCCAGAAATTATCTTTCTCATGTCTGCAAACGTCAATTATCTGTAGAGaaaactgtttttcctttttttgtcaaGGAGAGGGTTGAAAAACTTAGCTGTGCCCTTTTTAGTGCCATCACCAAACATGCTCTTAGAAAGTGAAAACCCCAACAGTATATTAATCTGGAGCACTGAGGTGTTAGAAATTTTCTATATACACCTTCTGGTCATGTGTTTTAGCCTGAAACTCTTGATTTTAagtctttggggggaaaaaaagtttctTCTTAGGATTCTTAATTATTTTGACTGGACTAAGTCCCAGAGAATATTTCACAAGAACCACTTATATTAACCTAACAGTAACCTTAACAAATAGCATTACACAATCTAAATGTTttgggagggaaaaggaaaaaaaaatatttgtggcTAACAATTCTTAAGAGTTGGTTAACATGAATATTGTGCATTTTTGCCTTTAAGAAGCAAATAAGATGCTGTACTATAACAAATAAGGATATTAAATGCAAGGTAAGCTTCCCAAATACTTGTACATCAGATCAGGTGGAAGaagttttatttacaaaaaggCCCATAAAGTAAGAATCTAGTATATGTGCTGTGTTAATGTTGATGTAGAATTTAGGAATCTTCTTGAATAAGTAGGTTCtcaggaaaaatattttggtcTTGAGACTgttttaatagaaaaaataaatttgtttggaattaaaaatgcttcaaaaattcaaaatatatcacttttagaaatagaaaaatactcAATAACTGTATTTAGACTAtataattaagattttaaaactGTCATCGGCTTTTAAAAGTCACTCGTTTtctactttattcttttctttaacaGACTTAATGCAGAAATACATTTTGTGAACTAAAACTTATATTGTCTTTAGCTGGATTTAAGTGTACAAAAAGATTTGTATTCAAAACAACGGCAcaatatttcctttaaaagtaCAACAGCACCCACGTTTTGGCAGCAATAGtataaaatattagcaatttgTAGAATCACAACATAaatcaaatgaagaaaaatacttGAATGCTGTTTAAATGTAAAACACACACAATACACAAGGGGGcagcaaaaatatatattcaatatataaagttcaaaaacagacaACTTTTCCATGGGATTAGAAAGCAGGTGGGCAAGGTAGTGACTGGGATGTTGCATGAGTTAGGCTTTTGGGTTAAAAGTAATGTTCAATTTCTTGAACTGGATGTTCTTACATGTGTGCtcagtatttaaaaaatcattaagttTTATGGTAAGTATTTGTGTAGTGCTCTGGACATATGTTGCATATCAgtcaaacatttaatttttttaacacgCAACATTATTACATTGCTAGCCTTAACtgttttaaaacaaatcattttGAGTAATTTAATGCTTGAAATTACCATTATTTTCCACTTTGTACTCATTATTTACTAGTAGAATGATTTCAAAATGGTTAAGTGTTATATAAGGAATGACCTTTCCTCTCCaataccctcttcacaaagttgGCCTTCCCTCTAATTTCTGACATGGCTGGGAGAATAGAGGGAGCTCCGGAAGGGAgacctatgtatttttaaatgggaaaCCTGGTTTTAAACAAGTTTCAAGGCACATGTAAGAGTTCTTAGTTTGGCACCCAGATAAGTTTGTCTTGACATAAAACAGTTATCtacactatttttaaaagttagtccAGGTGTCTTGAGAGTTTAAGAAAtttcttttcacagctgaatatcAAGAAAGCAATCTCACTCAATAATAATGTAATCACTATACAAGATTCCATTCCTGTGATTACTGGTAGCCAGAGAAATTCAACTGAATGCCATTAAATTCAAACATGTGAATTAATTTTCTGTCAAAAACTAGTTCATAGTTCTTCTAGAGTACTGGAAAAGAAGTAACAGGAGTTGGAAGTTGCGCATGCTACAGCGTGTTTCATGAACACAGTTTTCATGATAAGATGTGTATACCTGAATGTGTTTGGCTAACAATAGCTCCACGAGAAGTACCTACTCTATCAGGTAACACTTTGCTAAGCTACACTTGAGCTAAAGGGGAAATGGTCATTTCAAGCAAAGAGTGAATAAATCATTAATTgcattatttttgaaaatcaaatgaTCTGcatatgaataaacaaaaaaaaattccaaaaagcaCAAATTAGATCCCATTTCCCAGGATAAAACTGTCCAGAGCAGAAAGAGGTAAAATGCCTTtaaggatttattatttttttaaattcgaAACTGATCATTTAAACCAATTTCTACCACCAAAGGGCTTGCTGTCTCGGGCTAATGACATGAATAAGAAAACAAGTTGGGGGACAGATTACCAAGCTGACCAGATTTTAAAGGCCTCCACTACAAAATAAAAAACGCACACACACTCAACACCCCCATAAATATgtgaaatgtaaaacaaaacacaacGTGCAAGCACACACACAGGGTGAGTAGTTAAGGCACTGTAAAAAAAATGCCATGTGGTTTTGGTTTACCGAAATATTTTACAGTGCTACCAAGAAGGGATTTTCAAAACATCTGAAAAACGTGCGAACTGTCTGAAAGCACTGCCTGGCAATTGAGACAGTTTGCAATCGTGATTCAGGGATTTCTCAAGGAAACAAAAGAAGCTTCCCTCCACCCAGCAAGACCGCACGTGGTATCAGAGGTGCTCCAGGAATTATCTGTTTTAAGGTAGGGGAGAAATCATTAGTCTGTGCAGGATCGGTACATACTAGGGATCGCTATCTGGCAGGGACCGGGCCATGGAGTTTCCATGGGCTGGAGAACCGCCCAGCTTTAGTTTTTCCAGATATTCGGCATGCACGGGCTTGTGGCACTGGAGAACCTTGATCGCATCTTCGATCTTGAACCACTCTCGCTTCCTTCCAATGCTAACCGAATCTTCCCAATCCTCCAGGATCTCAGTGACCGTCAGTACATACACATACGTTCTGTGCTTGCGATCTTGGTTCTGTTCGAATATGCCCAGGAGGCGGCCTAACTTGCCCCTGACTCCCGCCTCTTCGTACACCTCTCGGACTGCTGCACCGTCCGGCTCCTCCTCGGGCTCCATGCCCCCGCCCGGCACGATCCAGCGGTCCGGGTACCGACTGCTACTCACTAACAGCACCTCATCCTCCTGCTCGCTCCGGAAGCACAGGCACGCCGCCCGCTTCTTGAAACCCTCCGGGTCGTAGGTCCGCGTCTGGTTTGGCTTACACTTCATCCTCCAGGCCGACTCCTCCTACGGCTGCTGCTCGGGTCGCCGCCGCCACAAACCGAAGTGCTGGGAAGGGAAAGGGTCGAAGCCTGGAGCGGGGAGGAAGAGTAGCCTGGCGTGTGAGCCCAGGGGAACCGAGGGAAAGATAGGGCGGGGGCGGAACGGCGCGAGCTAcgtcagtcagtcagtcagtcgGGAAGGCAGTTGGTCTGTCCAGCGCGGTGCTGGGGACTGAGGAGGGAAATGAGGATCCCTAGGGCCCAGACGCCAGGGTAGAGgcgtcgccgccgccgccgctgcagCCGCAgccgtgccccccacccccacccccgggaaTCCGTAACCCTCTAACGAGCCCACCCGCTTCTCTCGCCAGCGAATCCCGCACTCTCTCAGTTGGGCCGGGTGGGGGATGAGAAAGGAGAGGTAGAATCACGTGCGCGTTCGCGTTCCCATTCACGGGCGCGTTCGCGTGCGAGGGCGAGGGCTGGGGCGAGGGTCTCCATGCTTGCCGCTTGCAAAGCTTCAAGCGGACTGCTCAGGCGTCTCTTACCTCTGGGGCTAGGAATCTCCTTTACACGCAGTTAAATACTCAGCGTAGTGTGATTTTGGTCAAGATTGTTGCAGCGTGTGTCTTAGAGTTAAACGGGGCGATGGTGCGGCTGGACGTTTCTCCTCACCCTCTTAGCCAAGTTGTAGGCAACACACGCGAAATCATTTTACACACAGAAAGGTCAATACCATCATCATCTTCACCCATAATGTACAGCACTAATTCATTTTTATGAAGGCTAGGTTTTGTCACAATGGTCAAACGGTATTCGTGGCAAAACAATGTCTAATCTTTGCTGAGTCACTTCATTTATGGACTCCTGATCTTAGCCATACCAAGTATCTGGACACAGCTCCAAACTAAACATTTTTCTTAAACCCCTGGTTACCTTACTTAATCTTAattcctcagtttcctcgtcaGTAAATTCCTAGTCTACTTGTTTAGGCCGCGTTCACTTTGACTGATAGATAAACCTAACAACTGGAGAACCACCTGAAGCAGAGTTTTATTAAACCCCAAGAATCTCCACCTTCAATGCACTCCACCCGTTTCTATCTTTCACACTGATAAACACTGGGTAGGGTTTTGGAAAACAGACCTATGGAAATTCCTTCATATTTTCATGTTGATTTTTAATAAGTGTATTCTTGGGAAACACCTAGGAAACACtgtaaaaattaaattcattttaatggtagaataaaatattaaaatttaaggtATCAGTAACTTTACTATATACCAACAACCATGGAGAAAATATAATGGGTGGAATGATGTCCTTCACTTTAGCAGTATGAAccaccacaaaaaagaaaaataaaacagagagtgATACAAAAAAGTGTCTAGGACTTGGTAGTAGAaaacaattttgttttattttattcaaagcttttgaagaagacttgaataaaacGAAGAGCAGTCTAGCAAAGCCAGGAGACTGGACTGATGTCTGGGATAGGGAAGAAACCATCAAAATGGACATACCCAGACCCAGCCACATCCCAGGTCTGCTTCCCATTTACCAGGTACTATCCCCTTGTTTCACCAGAGGAGCAATTTTGTAATCTATTCGGTCACTTCTGCATCAGTTTATACATATTCATATTtattgaaaaggagagaaataggaacagtatAATATGGAAAAAGGTATTGGCTGGCCTAGTACTGGCAAAGTCATAGCATGCTTCTGGCTAAGAAGATCCACAACTTACAGCTTTAATGCAATTGCATTGAAATTTtcaaattagttttattttcagAACTTTATAAATGAGTTTTACCATATACCTATTAGAGCAATAGAGCGATAATAGCTGTTACttttttgaaagaataaaaacaattttcaagAGCATAGCCATTTCACCATTAGCCAATTGCTAGACATGTGAGTGAAGCCATCCTAGACCATCCAGCCCCACTTAGCTGATAGGATGCTCACCACAGATGCATAAGTGAGCCTAGCTGAATAAAGCAAAACCATGCACCTAAGCCCAGCTGATCTAGTTGACCTGAAGAATTTTGACCACAGTAAATGATTGTTGTTAAATGTCACTGAATTTaggggtggtttgttatgcagcaaaaaAAACAGCTGAAGCACCTGTCAACTGCCATCCATTAAAATCCAAACAAAAGTAATTAGAGaaggagaaatatttttatagtagaaatTTAACCTCTTTTTAAAGAGGTTGACATTTAACTTACCCTGGGGTCAGAAGGAAAGGGATGAGATTATGGttactaatatttattaagtccTGCCTATGTGCCAAACCTGTGTTAAATCTTTTCTCTTATTAAATACTCAGAGCATTTCATCAAGGCagttattattttcatattttatagaaaagaaaatcaaggtgTAGAATGGAGTTCGAATTTGAGTTCAAATTTTCATGTCTCCTATTCTGTGCACTCACACTTCCACCATCTCTTttctaaagaaatattttatcaagGGAAATGACTTGTTATGATGTTGTTTGATGATGTTCAGAGTTCACTTCTTAGGTAAGGTCATCACTTGTTAAGAAGCACTGAGATCAGTGAGATATTTTCTGTATTCTTCTTCTACACAATATAGTGAAAAGAGCACTTGAGTGCCTATCTCATTTACACCAATTAATAACTATGTCACCTTGATGCATTACTTAATAATTTAGAGCTTAAACTTTCCCTGCAAtcataaaatagaatgaaatggcacagaagatattttatttttccatcactCGAGGCAACGAATTGGATAAAATTTGCACCTTCACAACTGACTCAATGATGTTCATTATGGATTACTATGTCATTTTTGTAttaatggatatatatatatcgtGCATCCAGTGTTGAAGGAAGTAAGGAAAAAATCTGGCCGTCATTCATTTAAGTGGCTCATGTCAAAATAACCACGACAGAAGTCACATCagagaaaattttaacttttttctggTACATGAGTAGTTTCTGTAGAACTTTTGGATGCTAAAGTCGGAAAGAACTACCGGGCCAAACACCGTCATTTTTTACAGGGAGAGACCAAGACCTTGTTCAACTCTTTTCAGTAAACACTTACTGACACCTACTATATTCTAGACATGGTGCAGAGCATTTATGAAACAGAATGATAAATCAGACAGGGTGCCTGCCTGCCCTTTAGGAGTTCACAATCTACTTGTACATATACATGATCAGATAATTCTGCTGACCGTTACTGTTGATCTGCTTTGTTTTATGCAGGTTATATATATTCAACGACTAACCTAAAAAGCAATTATCAATATCACTCAGTAAAGATTAAGAATtgtatcttttaagaaaaaatttaaaaagtgtattttaaaaaatcttcaggattggggaatgaacgatgaaCTTAATGTTATTCTACTGTGTAGACTTATttctattctagcaatggaagaactttcatcattcaTGTGAGGCAGTGGTTTATATTTTTGACCCTaatatttctcatctgaaaaaatggAATTAATAGACCTTCATTAACCTCACCTTCCTTGAAAAGGTTTTTCTGATCATGTGTTCACCCACCACTTACGCTGAGATTCAATTATCCTCCTCTGTTTCTCTACGCTCCCTTGACTTAATTCTGTCATAGCTTCAATCATAATAGTTCTGCAATGATCTGTCTGCATGTTTATGAGAAATTTGAGGGCTGGGACTTAACCTGAAACATATCTGTTCTGCCTGAGTGAGCATAGTGCTTGGAAGTTGGTGTACatcaaagattaaaaatatattaattgaaTGAAATACTGTGGTACAAGCTACATGGAGCATAAAGGATATTTGTTCTTCTACCTGTTCATTGGTAATTatcaataacaaatgaaaaatgggtAAATATAGAACAGCTCCATACATGTCTTTCACCTAGGAAGGAGTATGGCCTGTGTATTTCAAATCAACCTCCATGTGTTTCTGAATTCCTTGCTTCCTTATATGCCTTGGACACTATGCTTTTCCCTCAATCACATATTTGGGTCcatggtgatgtgggaggagtgtgggggtggtAGGGAGTAAGGGTGTATGGgaatctttcatattttttaatgtaacattttgtgtgatctatgtatctttaaaaaagataataaaaaataaattaataaatagacatgtatatatacatacataatacaGTAAAAGCTTTTCAGAGACAAAGTGATTGAAACATGAAATATACCACCAAGGAATTTTGTTATTTAATAGATGGATCAATGAATTAATATGGGACTGCTAATTATGTCATTTTGTGAGGAACGGTACAGATGTGCACAAAGTCAATATGTGAACCcggaaggctttgctgtgctggggagttcccaagccctgagtgggctgtttcgggggcttgtaGGGTGGGAGGGGTCTGGATTTCAATTTGGTGACACAgcgacagaggagattcttgtgagaggtggaattttgggattctgacacggagatcagaggttgtgggcaggacccctccccctagggctggggcccagctgcggggatccctgaagactgtgttgTGCTGCCGAACTCCCAGGGCCCTGTTAAACGGATGCGTGGtttccaggtctgtgtcccctaaaccctggtggttcatgctccagagactcacacacattgagtctgtaatatcacagacttcccatccctgaatcctcagCACACTGAGGTccaggtccttgattaccctaagCCTCGGCGTTtgtgttcgtttgtttgtttgtttgtttgtcttcgtcgctaatattgcattgtctcctggtttttcctcccgttttatcccccaaggtcctttctcatttaattaggttttttttctctttttctttttcttgcttgtttcccccccttttctttgcccactcctttttttctttcttttctctctttttcttcttattttattttattttctttatatactaggtgctgcagggagcgcttcacacttgctgtgtttcctcatcctccatttcttcttttctgtgtgtattgattttggccacctacattatcccctttcccctacatctttctatcctccatcatctagtgtttctcttacattccacctccctttctttggcccccaaatt
Encoded here:
- the LOC101412567 gene encoding diphosphoinositol polyphosphate phosphohydrolase 3-beta; this encodes MKCKPNQTRTYDPEGFKKRAACLCFRSEQEDEVLLVSSSRYPDRWIVPGGGMEPEEEPDGAAVREVYEEAGVRGKLGRLLGIFEQNQDRKHRTYVYVLTVTEILEDWEDSVSIGRKREWFKIEDAIKVLQCHKPVHAEYLEKLKLGGSPAHGNSMARSLPDSDP